In one Pseudarthrobacter sp. NBSH8 genomic region, the following are encoded:
- a CDS encoding HAD family hydrolase has translation MITQSHALVRGRERGVLFDVDGTLVDSAYIHTLAWWQAFRQHQHDVPMAAIHRCVGMGGARLVDTLLPAGRDREADDDILASHAAVFAQSWPSLRPLDGAKELLAQCHAGGLAVALASSARTQDLAANRRTLGADSFIHAATSADDAKASKPAPDILVAALEAVGVAAADAVYVGDAVWDMQAAAALGIPAIGVTCGGTSAAELRAAGAAEVYAGPRDILDNLQASALGRLLTLSD, from the coding sequence ATGATCACCCAGAGCCATGCCCTGGTCCGCGGCAGAGAGCGGGGTGTCCTTTTTGACGTGGACGGGACCTTGGTGGACTCTGCGTATATCCACACGCTTGCGTGGTGGCAGGCCTTCCGCCAGCACCAGCATGATGTCCCCATGGCCGCCATTCACCGCTGTGTAGGGATGGGCGGAGCGCGACTGGTAGACACCCTCCTTCCTGCTGGCCGGGACCGGGAGGCAGATGACGACATCCTGGCCAGCCATGCGGCGGTGTTCGCACAGAGCTGGCCGTCGCTGCGTCCATTGGACGGCGCCAAGGAGTTGCTGGCCCAGTGCCACGCCGGGGGACTCGCCGTCGCCCTGGCATCATCGGCCCGAACGCAGGATCTGGCGGCCAACCGCAGGACCCTCGGTGCGGACTCGTTCATCCATGCCGCCACCAGCGCCGACGATGCGAAGGCAAGCAAGCCGGCGCCGGACATCCTGGTGGCAGCACTGGAAGCTGTTGGTGTGGCTGCGGCAGACGCCGTCTACGTAGGTGACGCGGTCTGGGACATGCAGGCCGCCGCAGCGTTGGGTATCCCCGCCATCGGCGTCACCTGCGGGGGGACCAGCGCCGCTGAGTTGCGGGCGGCCGGTGCGGCCGAGGTCTATGCCGGGCCCCGGGACATCCTGGACAACCTGCAGGCAAGCGCCCTTGGCAGGCTGCTGACGCTGTCGGACTGA
- a CDS encoding glycoside hydrolase family 15 protein: protein MALIEDYAVVGDLHTGALVSTEGSIDWLCLPRFDSPACFNALLDTPEAGRWLLAPAGGGTCTRRSYREGTLVLETEWETADGTVRVIDFMPPRDEVADIVRIVEGVSGSVRMHGELALRFDYGHIIPWVRRDKHGLHAVAGPDSVYFVTEAPLLGENMHSVSDFTVHAGQRVPFVLTWAPSHVPRPHNVDAEKVLRTTLAYWRGWASQCTVQGKYQDAVVRSLVTLKALTYAPTGGIVAAVTTSLPEQLGGPRNWDYRYCWLRDAAMTLQALLAAGYTGEAAAWRDWLLRAVAGDPADLQIMYGIHGERRLPEIELPWLAGYENSKPVRTGNGAAEQLQLDVWGEVLDCLALTRTSLLKHADESWDVQVALMQHLETIWDQPDNGLWEMRGPRRHFTHSKVMAWVAADRMVKGVRDFGLPGPVERWEALRGNIHRDVMANGFDPARNTFVQSYGRPELDASLLLIPRVGFLPPDDPRVLGTIDAIQRELTEDGFVLRYRPADSDDGLPGGEGVFLACSFWLVEALLGAGRTEESTELFERLLELRNDVGLLSEEWGVRAGRQLGNTPQAFSHFALVTSALELHQGTVRRSDAPIPPEAEKPGQ, encoded by the coding sequence ATACGCCGGAGGCAGGACGCTGGCTTCTGGCGCCGGCGGGCGGCGGCACGTGCACCAGGCGAAGTTACCGGGAGGGGACCCTGGTCCTGGAAACGGAATGGGAGACCGCAGACGGCACTGTCAGGGTTATTGACTTCATGCCGCCGCGCGATGAAGTGGCGGACATCGTGCGGATCGTGGAGGGCGTAAGCGGAAGCGTGAGAATGCATGGCGAACTGGCGCTGAGGTTCGATTACGGGCACATCATCCCCTGGGTGCGCCGCGACAAGCACGGCCTGCATGCTGTCGCCGGGCCCGACTCCGTCTACTTTGTCACCGAGGCCCCCCTTCTCGGCGAGAATATGCACTCCGTCAGCGACTTCACCGTCCACGCGGGGCAGCGCGTTCCCTTTGTCCTGACGTGGGCGCCCAGCCATGTTCCCCGCCCGCACAACGTAGATGCCGAGAAAGTGCTGCGCACCACTTTGGCCTACTGGCGCGGCTGGGCGTCCCAGTGCACAGTGCAAGGAAAGTACCAGGACGCCGTGGTCCGTTCGCTGGTGACACTGAAAGCGCTGACTTACGCCCCCACCGGAGGCATCGTGGCCGCCGTCACCACGTCCCTGCCGGAACAGCTCGGCGGCCCCCGCAACTGGGACTACCGCTATTGTTGGCTGCGGGACGCCGCTATGACCTTGCAGGCCCTGCTCGCCGCCGGCTACACCGGCGAGGCCGCTGCTTGGCGCGATTGGCTGCTCCGCGCTGTGGCAGGCGATCCGGCCGACCTGCAGATCATGTACGGCATCCACGGCGAACGCAGGCTTCCGGAGATAGAACTGCCATGGCTTGCCGGGTACGAGAATTCGAAACCGGTACGGACCGGGAACGGCGCCGCGGAGCAGCTTCAGCTGGACGTCTGGGGGGAGGTGCTCGATTGCCTTGCGCTGACCAGGACCTCCCTGCTCAAACACGCGGATGAATCCTGGGACGTTCAGGTGGCCCTGATGCAGCATCTGGAGACCATCTGGGACCAGCCGGACAACGGACTCTGGGAGATGCGCGGGCCGCGGCGCCATTTCACGCATTCGAAGGTGATGGCCTGGGTGGCCGCGGACCGGATGGTCAAGGGCGTCCGTGATTTCGGTCTGCCCGGCCCCGTGGAACGCTGGGAGGCACTGCGCGGCAACATCCACCGGGACGTCATGGCCAACGGCTTCGACCCTGCCCGCAACACCTTCGTGCAGTCGTACGGGAGGCCTGAACTTGACGCCAGCCTCCTGCTGATCCCCCGGGTGGGCTTCCTGCCGCCGGATGATCCCCGCGTGCTGGGGACCATTGACGCCATCCAGCGGGAGCTGACCGAAGACGGTTTTGTGTTGCGCTACCGTCCCGCCGACAGCGACGACGGCCTCCCGGGAGGCGAGGGAGTGTTCCTGGCGTGCTCGTTCTGGTTGGTGGAGGCCCTGCTGGGCGCGGGACGCACCGAGGAGTCCACCGAACTCTTCGAACGCCTCCTGGAACTGCGCAACGATGTGGGTCTTCTCAGCGAGGAATGGGGTGTCCGGGCCGGCCGGCAGTTGGGCAATACGCCCCAGGCCTTCAGTCACTTCGCGCTTGTGACAAGCGCTCTTGAGCTTCATCAGGGTACAGTTCGCCGCAGTGACGCACCTATTCCACCGGAGGCCGAAAAACCGGGGCAATGA